A window of the Vicia villosa cultivar HV-30 ecotype Madison, WI unplaced genomic scaffold, Vvil1.0 ctg.000247F_1_1_4_unsc, whole genome shotgun sequence genome harbors these coding sequences:
- the LOC131625865 gene encoding uncharacterized protein LOC131625865, which produces MGATSLAGKVTRFLSCRRQGSVESEESVCDVEFDFLDDGEVFMSSFSSDDQCHSLEMELDNDVDVEDDDEKDLNGVNEMNRSFWDSQHQGLQTNVYRTSSLETKIRSATKEAIEEISASGLGVCGCSRKVMMDGTSCRNCLMMEVCRRLQKAGFNSAICKTKWKTSKDIPAGEHTFLDVIDNTNPKKGEVRVMIELNFQAEFEMARGSNEYNDLIQKLPQVFVGKVERLSNLIKILCNAAKRCMKDKKMHMGPWRKHRYMQAKWLGPCERNTSTKPLPMGYSNCERNLTRQKSKASMLTIDLLDKVPSLHCAVVGVV; this is translated from the exons ATGGGTGCAACCTCTTTGGCTGGAAAAGTTACTAGGTTTTTGTCGTGTCGGAGACAAGGTAGTGTTGAGTCTGAGGAAAGTGTTTGTGATGTTGAGTTTGATTTTCTTGATGATGGTGAAGTTTTCATGTCGAGTTTTAGTAGTGATGATCAATGTCATTCACTTGAAATGGAGTTGgataatgatgttgatgttgaagatgatgatgagaagGATCTGAATGGTGTCAATGAGATGAATAGAAGCTTTTGGGATAGTCAACATCAAGGATTACAG ACGAATGTGTACAGAACGAGTTCTTTGGAGACAAAGATAAGAAGTGCGACGAAAGAAGCGATTGAGGAAATAAGCGCTTCTGGGCTAGGAGTGTGTGGTTGCAGCAGAAAGGTGATGATGGATGGAACAAGTTGTAGAAACTGCTTAATGATGGAAGTTTGTAGGAGGCTTCAGAAAGCTGGTTTCAATAGTGCTATTTGTAAAACTAAATGGAAAACTTCAAAGGATATTCCAGCAG GAGAGCACACATTTTTGGATGTGATAGACAACACAAACCCAAAGAAAGGAGAAGTAAGAGTAATGATAGAGCTAAACTTCCAAGCTGAATTTGAGATGGCAAGAGGAAGCAATGAATACAATGACCTAATCCAAAAGCTACCACAAGTGTTTGTTGGAAAAGTGGAAAGACTAAGCAACTTAATCAAAATCCTATGCAATGCAGCCAAAAGATGCATGAAGGATAAGAAAATGCACATGGGACCATGGAGGAAACATAGGTACATGCAAGCTAAATGGTTAGGTCCATGTGAAAGGAACACTTCAACAAAACCTCTTCCAATGGGGTATAGTAATTGTGAGAGGAATTTAACTAGGCAAAAATCAAAGGCTTCTATGTTGACTATTGATTTGTTGGACAAGGTTCCATCTTTGCATTGTGCAGTTGTTGGAGTTGTTTGA